In Puntigrus tetrazona isolate hp1 chromosome 22, ASM1883169v1, whole genome shotgun sequence, one genomic interval encodes:
- the LOC122328101 gene encoding uncharacterized protein LOC122328101, with amino-acid sequence MKTPFNLLAMILFFSHNGASATEQRHVLDGETLTLESSKTSTDDLMTWYFNYIHIAEINGSMSNICTDDQCKERFRDRLKLDQETGSLTIMNISITDTGVYKLQIISSNGSSCISRLKTFNVTVFCASATEQNQLRHVIDGETLTLESGEITRTDDLMTWYFNYIPIAEINGSVSKICTDDQCKERFRDRLKLDNQTGSLTIMNISITDTGVYKLQIISSNGSSCITRLKTFNVTVFCASATEQNQLRHMIDGETLTLESGETTNTDHLMTWYFNYIPIAEINGSVSKICTDEKERFRDRLKLDLRTGSLTITNIRTTDSGLYKLQIISRNGRFCRLRRFNVAVFFPAVGICVIAVLLLMVATVSAGVVYCRQKKYKPEIKKLRMMLISRRRIRKTLLRGLGMTLNQTHDEAAYKIICVSGVGSDVVPVSLKEGDSVIFDTGVKTKQQEDIKWYFYDTRIAQISGDLIHACTDVQCKDSDERFRNRLKLENQTGSLTVMNITNTDSGLYELKIISSTSSSEKIFNVTVNGVSASEMKTKSVKGGECVTLESEKTRNLNDGMTWYFNETLIAEITGDQSQICADDECKERFRDRLKLDNQTGSLTIMNIKTTDSGLYKLQIFSSSSFSVIRVKTLSVTGIVVPDPGLSSAAVGGIVVLAVVLLVAAAAVVVGVFYCRRKRHTPVPQNDEGL; translated from the exons ATGAAGACTCCTTTTAATTTGCTTGCCATgatcttgtttttttcccacaacG GTGCTTCTGCTACTGAACAAAGACATGTGCTTGACGGAGAAACTCTCACTTTAGAATCCAGTAAAACAAGCACAGATGATTTAATGACGTGGTACTTTAATTACATTCACATCGCTGAAATCAATGGAAGCATGAGTAATATCTGTACAGACGATCAGTGTaaagagagattcagagacagactgaagctggatcaagagactggatctctgaccatcatgaacatcaGCATCACAGACACTGGAGTTTATAAACTACAGATCATCAGCAGTAACGGCAGTTCTTGTATCTCCAGACTGAAGACGTTCAATGTCACTGTCTTTT gtgctTCTGCTACTGAACAAAATCAACTGAGACACGTGATAGATGGAGAAACTCTCACTTTAGAATCCGGTGAAATAACAAGGACAGATGATTTAATGACGTGGTACTTTAATTACATTCCCATCGCTGAAATCAATGGAAGCGTGAGTAAGATCTGTACAGATGATCAGTGTaaagagagattcagagacagactgaagctggataatcagactggatctctgaccatcatgaacatcaGCATCACAGACACTGGAGTTTATAAACTACAGATCATCAGCAGTAACGGCAGTTCTTGTATCACCAGATTGAAGACGTTCAATGTCACTGTCTTTT gtgctTCTGCTACTGAACAAAATCAACTGAGACACATGATAGATGGAGAAACTCTCACTTTAGAATCCGGtgaaacaacaaacacagatcatttAATGACGTGGTACTTTAATTACATTCCCATCGCTGAAATCAATGGAAGCGTGAGTAAGATCTGTACAGACGAAaaagagagattcagagacagactgaagctggatctTCGGACTGGATCTCTCACCATCACGAACATCagaaccacagactctggactttataAACTACAGATCATCAGTAGAAATGGCCGTTTTTGTAGACTGAGAAGGTTCAATGTCGCTGTCTTTT TTCCTGCAGTTGGGATATGTgttattgctgttttactgCTGATGGTCGCGACTGTATCTGCTGGTGTGGTTTACTGTCGCCAAAAGAAATATAAGCCGGAAATAAAGAAACT GAGAATGATGTTAATATCTCGCCGCCGAATCCGAAAGACGTTGCTGAGGGGACTCGGCATGACGTTAAATCAGACTCACGACGAGGCCgcttataaaatcattt gtgtgtctggCGTTGGATCAGATGTAGTCCCAGTGTCTCTGAAGGAGGGAGATTCAGTTATTTTTGACACTGgtgttaaaacaaaacaacaagaagATATTAAATGGTACTTTTATGACACTCGCATCGCTCAGATCAGTGGAGATCTCATTCACGCCTGTACAGACGTTCAGTGTAAAGATAGCGACGAGAGATTCAGAAACAGACTTAAGCTGGAGAATCAGACCGGATCTCTGACCGTCATGaacatcacaaacacagactCTGGACTCTATGAACTGAAGATCATCAGCAGCACAAGCAGCAGTGAAAAAATCTTCAATGTTACCGTAAATG gtgtttctGCTTCTGAAATGAAGACCAAGTCAGTGAAGGGTGGAGAATGTGTTACTTTAGAATCCGAAAAAACGCGAAACCTGAATGATGGGATGACGTGGTATTTTAATGAGACTCTCATCGCTGAAATCACTGGAGATCAGAGTCAGATCTGTGCAGATGATGAGTGTaaagagagattcagagacagattgAAGCTGGACaatcagactggatctctgaccatcatgaacatcaAGACTacagactctggactttataAACTACAGatcttcagcagcagcagcttcagCGTCATTAGAGTGAAGACACTCAGTGTAACAGGCATTG TTGTTCCAGATCCAGGTCTGTCTTCAGCTGCTGTAGGAGGAATAGTTGTTCTTGCTGTTGTTCTTCTggtggctgctgctgctgtagtTGTTGGTGTGTTTTACTGTCGCCGCAAGAGACATACACCAGTACCACAGAAT GATGAAGGTCTGTAG
- the LOC122327472 gene encoding SLAM family member 5-like translates to MYHMFALFCLGWWHLIGAFGESVSEGDSVTLNSGATELHEDDDILWKFGAERFQIAKMKKRIRNVSTYDGPDGRFRDRLKLDDQTGSLTIMNISTQHAGDYQLEIAGAKKSSKTFSVSVYARLPVPVISSNSSNCSSSSSSCSLLCSVVNVGHVTLSWYKGNSLLSSISVSDLSISLSLPLEVEYQDKNTYSCVINNPIRNQTTHLDISQLCLTCSDSVYLKALISAAAGSLLIVAVVVIFCICRKCQTKRTERTHTVRFKSTSEKKKSIDGHVYGNFVPKR, encoded by the exons ATGTATCACATGTTTGCTTTGTTCTGCTTGGGCTGGTGGCATCTGATTG GTGCGTTTGGTGAGTCTGTGTCGGAGGGAGATTCTGTGACTCTAAACTCTGGAGCTACTGAACTACATGAAGATGATGATATACTGTGGAAATTTGGAGCTGAACGGTTTCAAATAgctaaaatgaagaaaaggaTTCGAAATGTTTCCACATATGACGGTCCTGatgggagattcagagacagactgaagctggacgatcaaactggatctctgaccatcatgaacatctCAACTCAACACGCTGGAGATTATCAGCTAGAGATAGCCGGAGcgaaaaaatcatcaaaaacattcagtgtTTCTGTCTATG CTCGTCTGCCTGTTCCTGTCATCAGCAGTAACTCTTCAAACtgttcttcatcttcatcatcttgtTCATTGTTGTGTTCGGTGGTGAACgtgggtcatgtgactctctcctggtacaaaggaaacagtttattgtccagcatcagtgtgtctgatctcagcatcagtctctctctacctctggaggtggaatatcaggataaaaacacctacagctgtgtgatcaacaaccccatcagaaaccagaccacacatctgGACATCAGTCAGCTCTGTCTCACGTGTTCAG ACTCTGTTTATCTGAAAGCACTGatttctgctgctgctggatcTCTGTTGATCGTAGCTGTGGTTGTGATCTTCTGCATCTgcaggaaat GTCAGACAAAAAGGACAGAGAGGACTCATACTGTACGATTTAAATCAACATCCGAAAAAAAG AAATCAATAGATGGGCATGTGTATGGAAATTTTGTCCCAAAGCGATGA
- the LOC122327486 gene encoding uncharacterized protein LOC122327486, with amino-acid sequence MKKMLRGVIFCLCCYHQIDVFGESVSVTEGDSVTLNTNLTEIHEHDDILWKFGAERFQIAKMKKRIRNVSTYDGPDGRFRDRLKLDDQTGSLTIMNISTQHAGDYELDIAGARKSLKSFSVSVYAHLPVPVISSNSSNCSSSSSSSCSLLCSVVNVGHVTLSWYKGNSLLSSISVSDLSISLSLPLEVEYQDKNTYSCVINNPIRNQTTHLNISQLCHTCSVPPDSVSLVALTSAGSLLIVAAVGIFWICRKYRKNDQEGKCYLLFFKKLTL; translated from the exons ATGAAGAAAATGCTTCGCGGGGTCATTTTCTGTTTGTGCTGCTACCATCAGATTG ATGTGTTTGGTGAGTCTGTGTCGGTGACGGAGGGAGATTCTGTGACTCTAAACACTAATCTCACTGAAATACATGAACATGATGATATACTGTGGAAATTTGGAGCTGAACGGTTTCAAATAgctaaaatgaagaaaaggaTTCGAAATGTTTCCACATATGATGGTCCTGatgggagattcagagacagactgaagctggacgatcaaactggatctctgaccatcatgaacatctCAACTCAACACGCTGGAGATTATGAGCTAGACATAGCCGGAGCgagaaaatctttaaaatcatTCAGTGTTTCCGTCTACG ctcatcttcctgttcctgtcatcAGCAGCAACTCTTCAAACtgttcttcatcttcatcttcatcttgtTCATTGTTGTGTTCGGTGGTGAACgtgggtcatgtgactctctcctggtacaaaggaaacagtttattgtccagcatcagtgtgtctgatctcagcatcagtctctctctacctctggaggtggaatatcaggataaaaacacctacagctgtgtgatcaacaaccccatcagaaaccagaccacacatctgAACATCAGTCAGCTCTGTCACACGTGTTCAG TTCCTCCGGACTCAGTGTCTCTGGTTGCTCTGACCTCTGCTGGATCTCTGTTGATTGTCGCTGCTGTCGGGATCTTCTGGATCTGCAGGAAATATAGAAAAAACGATCAGGAAGGCAAGTGCTAtctactattttttaaaaagttaacattgtaa
- the LOC122327457 gene encoding uncharacterized protein LOC122327457 gives MKLFFNTFPVILFFLDYGVSGVGSDVVPVSLKEGDSVIFDTGVKTKQQEDIKWYFYDTRIAQISGDLIHICTDVQCKDSDERFRNRLKLENQTGSLTVMNITNTDSGLYELKIISSTSSSEKIFNVTINGVSEMKTKSAKERESVTLETEKTQTLNHGMTWYFNETLIGKIPGDQSKICADVKCNERFRDRLKLDLQTGSLTIMNIKTTDSGLYKLLMTSVDGSFSILRVKTLSVTGIDSGLSLVAVGICAALLLVAAAVIGVVYCSRKKHTSVPQNDEDVNNSQSNPEDVSLSDAELP, from the exons ATGAAGCTTTTCTTTAATACGTTCCCTGTGATCTTGTTTTTCCTCGACTATG gtgtgtctggCGTTGGATCAGATGTAGTCCCAGTGTCTCTGAAGGAGGGAGATTCAGTTATTTTTGACACTGgtgttaaaacaaaacaacaagaagATATTAAATGGTACTTTTATGACACTCGCATCGCTCAGATCAGTGGAGACCTCATTCACATCTGTACAGACGTTCAGTGTAAAGATAGCGACGAGAGATTCAGAAACAGACTTAAGCTGGAGAATCAGACCGGATCTCTGACCGTCATGaacatcacaaacacagactCTGGACTCTATGAACTGAAGATCATCAGCAGCACAAGCAGCAGTGAAAAAATCTTCAATGTTACCATAAATG gtgtttctGAAATGAAGACAAAGTCGGCGAAGGAGAGAGAATCTGTTACTTTAGAAACCGAAAAAACGCAAACCCTAAATCATGGGATGACGTGGTATTTCAATGAGACTCTCATCGGTAAAATCCCTGGAGATCAGAGTAAGATCTGCGCAGATGTTAAGTGTAacgagagattcagagacagactgaagctggatcttcagactggatctctgaccatcatgaacatcaAGACTACAGACTCTGGACTCTATAAACTACTGATGACCAGCGTTGACGGCAGCTTCAGCATCCTCCGAGTGAAGACACTCAGTGTTACAGGCATTG ATTCAGGTCTGTCTTTAGTTGCTGTAGGAATATGTGCTGCTCTTCTTCTGGTGGCTGCTGCTGTTATTGGTGTGGTTTACTGTAGCCGCAAGAAACATACATCGGTACCACAGAAT GACGAAGACGTTAATAACTCGCAGTCGAACCCGGAAGACGTTTCTTTGAGTGACGCAGAACTTCCTTGA
- the LOC122327471 gene encoding SLAM family member 5-like, with protein MYYMFALFCLGWWHLIDMFGESVSVTEGDSVTLNTNLTEIHEHDDILWKFGAERFQIAKMKTRNRNVPTYDGPDGRFRDRLKLDDQTGSLTITNISTQHAGDYQLEITGAKKSLKTFSVSVYARLPLPVISSNSSNCSSSSCSLLCSVVNVGHVTLSWYKGNSLLSSISVSDLSISLSLPLEVEYQEKNTYSCVINNPIRNQTTHLNISQLCHTCSDSVYLIALISAAAGSLLIVAGVVIFCICRKCQTKRTERTHTVRFKTTSKKKKSIDGHLYGNFTAKP; from the exons atgtattacatgTTTGCTTTGTTCTGCTTGGGCTGGTGGCATCTGATTG ATATGTTTGGTGAGTCTGTGTCGGTGACGGAGGGAGATTCTGTGACTCTAAACACTAATCTCACTGAAATACATGAACATGATGATATACTGTGGAAATTTGGAGCTGAAAGGTTTCAAATAGCTAAAATGAAGACAAGGAATCGAAATGTTCCCACATATGACGGTCCTGatgggagattcagagacagactgaagctggacgatcaaactggatctctgaccatcacgaaCATCTCGACTCAACACGCTGGAGATTATCAGCTAGAGATAACAGGAGcgaaaaaatctttaaaaacattcagtgttTCTGTCTATG CTCGTCTGCCTCTTCCTGTCATCAGCAGTAACTCTTCAAACTGTTCATCATCATCTTGTTCATTGTTGTGTTCGGTGGTGAACgtgggtcatgtgactctctcctggtacaaaggaaacagtttattgtccagcatcagtgtgtctgatctcagcatcagtctctctctacctctggaggtggaatatcaggagaaaaacacctacagctgtgtgatcaacaaccccatcagaaaccagaccacacatctgAACATCAGTCAGCTCTGTCACACGTGTTCAG ACTCTGTTTATCTGATAGCACTGatttctgctgctgctggatcTCTGTTGATCGTAGCTGGGGTTGTGATCTTCTGCATCTGCAggaaat GTCAGACAAAAAGGACAGAGAGGACTCATACTGTACGATTTAAAACAACATCcaaaaaaaag AAATCAATCGATGGGCATCTGTATGGAAATTTCACAGCAAAGCCTTGA